One part of the Phoenix dactylifera cultivar Barhee BC4 chromosome 4, palm_55x_up_171113_PBpolish2nd_filt_p, whole genome shotgun sequence genome encodes these proteins:
- the LOC103709969 gene encoding beta-amylase-like isoform X1: MTSISYLCGLEKRTWSPRPEFHWRIQVRDRQEFSTGRSRKVDTSDSLLLGGQTMSKRVGAPQAVTSEDSSISMSPENRMPTLLTQQEKMLANYVPVYVMLPLGVVAAENVLEKPEELRNQLKKLKAADVDGVMVDVWWGIIEAEGPKKYDWSAYRQLCQMVREEGLKLQVIMSFHQCGGNVGDIVNTLIPQWVRDIGKEDPDIFYTNRAGTRNEEYLTIGVDNQPLFGGRTAVELYSDYMKSYRENMADFLEAGLITDIEVGLGPAGELRYPSYPQRHGWVFPGIGEFQCYDKYLQADFKEAATKAGHPEWELPDDAGEYKDTPDSTKFFAEHGTYLTERGNFFLTWYSNKLIEHGDQILDAANQAFLGCKTKLAAKVSGIHWWYRVDNHAAELTAGYYNLNNRDGYRTIARMLTRHDAILNFTCVEMRDSEQTAEAMSGPEELVQQVLSAGWREGIEVACENALNRYDRKAYNQILKNCRPNGVNRDGPPKLRVTAVTYLRLSDELLKGKNYKIFKTFVRKMHADQDYCPDPSKYFKLIKPMERSKPKIPIEDMLEATEPMKPFPFDPVTDMSVGGDFADFVDELFNKVTSILNQDPSE; this comes from the exons ATGACAAGCATCTCGTACTTGTGTGGCTTAGAGAAGAGAACTTGGTCACCAAGGCCGGAGTTCCATTGGAGAATTCAGGTGAGAGATCGGCAAGAGTTTTCTACAGGGAGATCAAGGAAGGTAGACACCAGTGATAGTCTCTTGTTGGGCGGTCAGACCATGTCGAAGAGGGTTGGAGCTCCTCAGGCTGTCACGTCTGAGGATTCAAGCATAAGCATGTCTCCAGAAAACAGG ATGCCAACCCTTCTCACACAACAGGAGAAGATGCTAGCCAACTACGTTCCAGTATATGTGATGCTCCCA TTGGGTGTTGTCGCAGCTGAGAATGTATTGGAGAAGCCCGAAGAGCTCAGGAATCAGCTCAAGAAGCTGAAAGCAGCAGATGTGGATGGTGTCATGGTGGATGTTTGGTGGGGAATCATTGAAGCCGAGGGTCCGAAGAAATATGATTGGAGTGCTTACAGGCAGTTGTGCCAGATGGTCAGGgaagaagggctcaagttgcaggTCATCATGTCATTCCATCAATGTGGTGGGAATGTAGGAGACATCGTCAACACCCTGATACCTCAGTGGGTTCGTGATATTGGTAAGGAAGACCCGGATATCTTCTACACCAACAGAGCAGGCACAAGGAACGAAGAGTATCTCACCATTGGAGTGGATAACCAGCCCCTTTTTGGAGGGCGCACTGCAGTAGAG CTCTACAGTGACTACATGAAGAGCTACAGAGAAAACATGGCAGATTTCTTGGAAGCTGGTCTGATCACAGACATAGAGGTGGGCCTTGGCCCTGCTGGAGAGCTAAGATACCCCTCCTATCCACAGCGCCACGGATGGGTTTTTCCAGGCATTGGAGAATTTCAG TGTTACGACAAATATCTCCAAGCGGACTTCAAAGAGGCAGCAACAAAGGCAGGACACCCTGAATGGGAACTGCCAGATGATGCAGGAGAATACAAGGACACACCTGATTCGACAAAGTTCTTTGCAGAACATGGGACATATCTTACAGAGAGAGGAAATTTTTTCCTAACTTGGTATTCCAACAAGTTGATAGAACATGGAGATCAGATTCTTGATGCAGCCAATCAGGCCTTCTTAGGATGCAAAACCAAGCTTGCAGCCAAA GTTTCTGGCATCCACTGGTGGTATAGGGTTGACAACCATGCAGCAGAGCTTACTGCAGGGTACTACAACTTAAACAATCGAGATGGCTACAGAACCATAGCAAGAATGCTTACTAGACATGATGCTATCTTGAACTTTACTTGTGTTGAGATGAGAGATTCTGAGCAAACTGCAGAAGCTATGAGTGGGCCTGAGGAACTAGTTCAGCAG GTACTAAGCGCAGGATGGAGAGAGGGCATTGAAGTCGCATGTGAGAATGCACTTAACCGATATGATAGGAAAGCCTATAACCAGATATTGAAGAATTGTAGGCCAAATGGTGTCAACAGAGATGGGCCTCCAAAGCTGAGGGTCACTGCAGTGACATATCTCCGACTATCAGATGAACTATTAAAGGGCAAAAATTACAAAATATTTAAGACATTTGTGAGGAAAATGCACGCTGATCAG GATTACTGTCCAGATCCAAGCAAGTATTTCAAACTCATTAAACCTATGGAAAGATCAAAGCCAAAAATACCAATTGAGGATATGCTGGAAGCCACAGAACCAATGAAGCCATTCCCATTTGATCCAGTAACAGATATGAGTGTAGGTGGTGATTTTGCTGATTTTGTAGATGAATTATTCAACAAAGTAACTTCGATATTGAATCAAGATCCTTCAGAGTGA
- the LOC103709969 gene encoding beta-amylase-like isoform X2 — MPTLLTQQEKMLANYVPVYVMLPLGVVAAENVLEKPEELRNQLKKLKAADVDGVMVDVWWGIIEAEGPKKYDWSAYRQLCQMVREEGLKLQVIMSFHQCGGNVGDIVNTLIPQWVRDIGKEDPDIFYTNRAGTRNEEYLTIGVDNQPLFGGRTAVELYSDYMKSYRENMADFLEAGLITDIEVGLGPAGELRYPSYPQRHGWVFPGIGEFQCYDKYLQADFKEAATKAGHPEWELPDDAGEYKDTPDSTKFFAEHGTYLTERGNFFLTWYSNKLIEHGDQILDAANQAFLGCKTKLAAKVSGIHWWYRVDNHAAELTAGYYNLNNRDGYRTIARMLTRHDAILNFTCVEMRDSEQTAEAMSGPEELVQQVLSAGWREGIEVACENALNRYDRKAYNQILKNCRPNGVNRDGPPKLRVTAVTYLRLSDELLKGKNYKIFKTFVRKMHADQDYCPDPSKYFKLIKPMERSKPKIPIEDMLEATEPMKPFPFDPVTDMSVGGDFADFVDELFNKVTSILNQDPSE; from the exons ATGCCAACCCTTCTCACACAACAGGAGAAGATGCTAGCCAACTACGTTCCAGTATATGTGATGCTCCCA TTGGGTGTTGTCGCAGCTGAGAATGTATTGGAGAAGCCCGAAGAGCTCAGGAATCAGCTCAAGAAGCTGAAAGCAGCAGATGTGGATGGTGTCATGGTGGATGTTTGGTGGGGAATCATTGAAGCCGAGGGTCCGAAGAAATATGATTGGAGTGCTTACAGGCAGTTGTGCCAGATGGTCAGGgaagaagggctcaagttgcaggTCATCATGTCATTCCATCAATGTGGTGGGAATGTAGGAGACATCGTCAACACCCTGATACCTCAGTGGGTTCGTGATATTGGTAAGGAAGACCCGGATATCTTCTACACCAACAGAGCAGGCACAAGGAACGAAGAGTATCTCACCATTGGAGTGGATAACCAGCCCCTTTTTGGAGGGCGCACTGCAGTAGAG CTCTACAGTGACTACATGAAGAGCTACAGAGAAAACATGGCAGATTTCTTGGAAGCTGGTCTGATCACAGACATAGAGGTGGGCCTTGGCCCTGCTGGAGAGCTAAGATACCCCTCCTATCCACAGCGCCACGGATGGGTTTTTCCAGGCATTGGAGAATTTCAG TGTTACGACAAATATCTCCAAGCGGACTTCAAAGAGGCAGCAACAAAGGCAGGACACCCTGAATGGGAACTGCCAGATGATGCAGGAGAATACAAGGACACACCTGATTCGACAAAGTTCTTTGCAGAACATGGGACATATCTTACAGAGAGAGGAAATTTTTTCCTAACTTGGTATTCCAACAAGTTGATAGAACATGGAGATCAGATTCTTGATGCAGCCAATCAGGCCTTCTTAGGATGCAAAACCAAGCTTGCAGCCAAA GTTTCTGGCATCCACTGGTGGTATAGGGTTGACAACCATGCAGCAGAGCTTACTGCAGGGTACTACAACTTAAACAATCGAGATGGCTACAGAACCATAGCAAGAATGCTTACTAGACATGATGCTATCTTGAACTTTACTTGTGTTGAGATGAGAGATTCTGAGCAAACTGCAGAAGCTATGAGTGGGCCTGAGGAACTAGTTCAGCAG GTACTAAGCGCAGGATGGAGAGAGGGCATTGAAGTCGCATGTGAGAATGCACTTAACCGATATGATAGGAAAGCCTATAACCAGATATTGAAGAATTGTAGGCCAAATGGTGTCAACAGAGATGGGCCTCCAAAGCTGAGGGTCACTGCAGTGACATATCTCCGACTATCAGATGAACTATTAAAGGGCAAAAATTACAAAATATTTAAGACATTTGTGAGGAAAATGCACGCTGATCAG GATTACTGTCCAGATCCAAGCAAGTATTTCAAACTCATTAAACCTATGGAAAGATCAAAGCCAAAAATACCAATTGAGGATATGCTGGAAGCCACAGAACCAATGAAGCCATTCCCATTTGATCCAGTAACAGATATGAGTGTAGGTGGTGATTTTGCTGATTTTGTAGATGAATTATTCAACAAAGTAACTTCGATATTGAATCAAGATCCTTCAGAGTGA
- the LOC103709969 gene encoding beta-amylase-like isoform X3: protein MVDVWWGIIEAEGPKKYDWSAYRQLCQMVREEGLKLQVIMSFHQCGGNVGDIVNTLIPQWVRDIGKEDPDIFYTNRAGTRNEEYLTIGVDNQPLFGGRTAVELYSDYMKSYRENMADFLEAGLITDIEVGLGPAGELRYPSYPQRHGWVFPGIGEFQCYDKYLQADFKEAATKAGHPEWELPDDAGEYKDTPDSTKFFAEHGTYLTERGNFFLTWYSNKLIEHGDQILDAANQAFLGCKTKLAAKVSGIHWWYRVDNHAAELTAGYYNLNNRDGYRTIARMLTRHDAILNFTCVEMRDSEQTAEAMSGPEELVQQVLSAGWREGIEVACENALNRYDRKAYNQILKNCRPNGVNRDGPPKLRVTAVTYLRLSDELLKGKNYKIFKTFVRKMHADQDYCPDPSKYFKLIKPMERSKPKIPIEDMLEATEPMKPFPFDPVTDMSVGGDFADFVDELFNKVTSILNQDPSE from the exons ATGGTGGATGTTTGGTGGGGAATCATTGAAGCCGAGGGTCCGAAGAAATATGATTGGAGTGCTTACAGGCAGTTGTGCCAGATGGTCAGGgaagaagggctcaagttgcaggTCATCATGTCATTCCATCAATGTGGTGGGAATGTAGGAGACATCGTCAACACCCTGATACCTCAGTGGGTTCGTGATATTGGTAAGGAAGACCCGGATATCTTCTACACCAACAGAGCAGGCACAAGGAACGAAGAGTATCTCACCATTGGAGTGGATAACCAGCCCCTTTTTGGAGGGCGCACTGCAGTAGAG CTCTACAGTGACTACATGAAGAGCTACAGAGAAAACATGGCAGATTTCTTGGAAGCTGGTCTGATCACAGACATAGAGGTGGGCCTTGGCCCTGCTGGAGAGCTAAGATACCCCTCCTATCCACAGCGCCACGGATGGGTTTTTCCAGGCATTGGAGAATTTCAG TGTTACGACAAATATCTCCAAGCGGACTTCAAAGAGGCAGCAACAAAGGCAGGACACCCTGAATGGGAACTGCCAGATGATGCAGGAGAATACAAGGACACACCTGATTCGACAAAGTTCTTTGCAGAACATGGGACATATCTTACAGAGAGAGGAAATTTTTTCCTAACTTGGTATTCCAACAAGTTGATAGAACATGGAGATCAGATTCTTGATGCAGCCAATCAGGCCTTCTTAGGATGCAAAACCAAGCTTGCAGCCAAA GTTTCTGGCATCCACTGGTGGTATAGGGTTGACAACCATGCAGCAGAGCTTACTGCAGGGTACTACAACTTAAACAATCGAGATGGCTACAGAACCATAGCAAGAATGCTTACTAGACATGATGCTATCTTGAACTTTACTTGTGTTGAGATGAGAGATTCTGAGCAAACTGCAGAAGCTATGAGTGGGCCTGAGGAACTAGTTCAGCAG GTACTAAGCGCAGGATGGAGAGAGGGCATTGAAGTCGCATGTGAGAATGCACTTAACCGATATGATAGGAAAGCCTATAACCAGATATTGAAGAATTGTAGGCCAAATGGTGTCAACAGAGATGGGCCTCCAAAGCTGAGGGTCACTGCAGTGACATATCTCCGACTATCAGATGAACTATTAAAGGGCAAAAATTACAAAATATTTAAGACATTTGTGAGGAAAATGCACGCTGATCAG GATTACTGTCCAGATCCAAGCAAGTATTTCAAACTCATTAAACCTATGGAAAGATCAAAGCCAAAAATACCAATTGAGGATATGCTGGAAGCCACAGAACCAATGAAGCCATTCCCATTTGATCCAGTAACAGATATGAGTGTAGGTGGTGATTTTGCTGATTTTGTAGATGAATTATTCAACAAAGTAACTTCGATATTGAATCAAGATCCTTCAGAGTGA
- the LOC103709968 gene encoding pentatricopeptide repeat-containing protein At3g26782, mitochondrial-like yields MNASPLLKSLDFQPRILPPSFLFSRYLRLFGAHSVERAITEPLNSLQCGHLLQIVTNSKSLEKGRKLHAHMVSSGVLLDNTYLSTKLCAMYAICGGMADARVVFDGISLKNPFLWNVMVRGYACNGFPLKALVLYREMLRSGKKADNFTYPFVLMACGDLLLIEVGKRTHSRIIVCGYESDVYVSNSLISMYSKFGEMELAQALFDKMLAKDLTSWNTIISGYAKNNDSGRALAVFAVLAMRGGGMDRATLLSILPACANLAALKQGKEIHAYTLRNSLEFDEFVVNAFIDVYVNSDFIAGARCLFEKISRKDTVSWNSLISGCARHGDAVESLKFFRRMNSEGMVPDEFTLVSALGACDRIAALQFGRSFHAYLTRKGFDNRVILGTALIDMYAKCGSLDCSRQAFDEMPMKNLVSWTAMISGYGLHGRGREAVACFNEMKTKNIGADKITFTSVLSACSHAGLVDEAKEIFHQMSKDYSISPSFEHYSCMVDVLGRAGHLDEVYKLILDMNVEPNVDVWIAFLSACRIHHNVELAEIASHNAFHLNPKGIGPYVSLSNVYAVEKRWSDVERVRTTARMNGLKKPPGCSFIELDMEIHRFLVGDKSHPQSKTIYAKLDELRQQLKKAGYIPDTSSVFYDVEEDVKENMLWDHSERLAIAFALLNTSPGMTIRITKNLRVCGDCHTATKLISKLVSREIVVRDAHRFHHFRNGSCSCGDYW; encoded by the coding sequence ATGAATGCCTCCCCTCTTCTCAAATCTCTCGACTTCCAACCCAGAATCCTCCCGCCTTCGTTCCTTTTCTCTCGATATCTCCGTTTATTTGGTGCTCATTCGGTAGAGAGAGCTATAACAGAGCCTCTGAACTCCCTCCAATGCGGGCATCTGCTTCAAATCGTCACCAACTCCAAATCACTGGAGAAAGGGCGGAAACTCCACGCCCACATGGTCTCCTCCGGCGTCCTCCTAGACAACACCTATCTAAGCACCAAGCTATGCGCTATGTATGCTATCTGTGGGGGCATGGCCGATGCCCGAGTGGTATTCGATGGAATATCCCTGAAGAACCCCTTTTTGTGGAATGTGATGGTCAGGGGATATGCTTGCAATGGTTTCCCCCTTAAAGCTCTTGTCTTGTATCGTGAGATGCTGAGATCCGGCAAAAAGGCAGATAATTTCACGTACCCATTTGTTCTGATGGCTTGTGGTGATCTATTGCTCATTGAAGTTGGTAAAAGAACTCATTCTCGGATAATTGTTTGTGGGTATGAATCGGATGTTTATGTTAGTAATTCTCTTATCTCGATGTACTCAAAATTTGGAGAAATGGAACTTGCTCAGGCGCTATTTGATAAAATGCTGGCAAAAGATTTAACCTCTTGGAACACAATAATTTCGGGTTATGCGAAGAATAATGACTCGGGAAGGGCTCTAGCGGTCTTTGCTGTTCTGGCTATGCGTGGGGGGGGAATGGACCGAGCAACTCTTCTTAGCATATTGCCTGCCTGTGCCAATCTGGCGGCATTAAAGCAAGGAAAGGAAATACATGCTTACACGCTGCGAAATAGTTTGGAATTTGATGAGTTTGTAGTTAATGCTTTCATTGATGTCTATGTAAACTCTGACTTTATAGCTGGTGCGAGGTGTTTGTTTGAGAAGATAAGTCGGAAAGACACAGTGTCATGGAATTCCTTGATTTCTGGTTGTGCTCGTCATGGTGATGCTGTTGAAAGCTTAAAATTTTTCCGTCGGATGAACTCTGAAGGCATGGTTCCTGATGAGTTTACTCTTGTATCAGCGCTTGGTGCTTGTGACAGGATAGCAGCATTGCAGTTTGGCAGGAGTTTCCATGCTTATCTCACTAGAAAGGGATTTGATAACAGGGTCATCTTGGGGACTGCTCTTATAGATATGTATGCTAAGTGTGGAAGTTTAGATTGTTCTCGTCAAGCTTTTGATGAGATGCCAATGAAAAATCTGGTTTCTTGGACTGCCATGATTTCAGGATATGGACTTCATGGAAGGGGAAGGGAGGCTGTTGCTTGTTTCAATGAAATGAAGACAAAAAATATTGGAGCAGACAAGATTACATTCACCTCAGTTTTATCAGCATGTAGCCATGCAGGACTGGTGGATGAGGCTAAGGAGATTTTCCACCAAATGTCAAAGGATTATTCAATAAGCCCCAGTTTTGAGCACTATTCATGTATGGTAGATGTTCTTGGAAGAGCTGGCCATTTAGATGAAGTGTACAAACTAATTTTGGACATGAATGTGGAACCTAATGTTGATGTTTGGATAGCTTTTCTTTCTGCTTGCCGCATTCATCACAATGTTGAGCTGGCAGAAATTGCTTCTCACAATGCTTTTCATCTTAACCCTAAGGGCATTGGTCCTTATGTTTCCCTTTCCAACGTATATGCTGTGGAGAAGAGGTGGAGTGATGTAGAGAGAGTGAGAACCACAGCAAGGATGAATGGACTGAAAAAACCACCTGGTTGCAGCTTCATTGAGTTGGATATGGAAATTCATAGGTTTTTGGTTGGAGATAAGTCACACCCACAATCCAAGACCATATATGCCAAGTTGGATGAATTAAGACAACAATTGAAGAAAGCTGGATACATCCCCGATACCAGTTCAGTGTTTTATGATGTTGAGGAGGATGTGAAGGAAAACATGCTCTGGGATCACAGTGAAAGGCTGGCCATTGCTTTTGCTCTATTAAATACATCTCCTGGAATGACTATTAGGATCACAAAGAACCTTCGGGTATGTGGGGATTGCCACACAGCAACTAAACTAATTTCCAAGCTTGTCAGTAGAGAAATTGTTGTGAGGGATGCCCATCGGTTTCATCACTTTCGCAATGGATCTTGCTCCTGTGGTGATTATTGGTGA
- the LOC103709970 gene encoding photosynthetic NDH subunit of lumenal location 3, chloroplastic, with product MAAAVSNLSGTSQILPARLLKNWKPNHGSSRLMVFANKSIDVFQESQLQFHSSSGISLQVSRRASVGLAAVTLFHLLSTGISRAEAENNGLWLTGPIPSPIVTSRIANKETGTRSFLRKGIYMAKLGPQIIPYRLKHYAFDLLALGDLLGQEAWNYVRKYLCLKSTVMYYDFDKLISAAPEEQKQPLTDLANRLFDSVEKLEEAVKKKSDSLTQSCYGDTEVILKEVMARMA from the exons ATGGCTGCTGCTGTGTCTAATCTGAGTGGAACTTCCCAAATCCTTCCCGCCAGGCTGTTAAAGAATTGGAAACCAAACCATGGGTCATCAAGACTAATGGTGTTTGCTAACAAAAGCATAGATGTGTTCCAAGAATCTCAGTTACAGTTTCATAGCAGCAGCGGCATCTCCTTGCAAGTTTCGAGGAGAGCTTCTGTAGGCCTTGCTGCTGTCACACTCTTTCATCTACTTAGTACTGGAATTTCGCGTGCTGAAGCGGAGAATAATGGGTTGTGGCTAACCGGCCCGATACCATCTCCAATTGTCACCAGCA GGATTGCCAATAAGGAGACAGGCACGCGTTCCTTCCTGAGGAAAGGGATCTACATGGCAAAACTAGGCCCCCAGATAATTCCTTACAGGCTGAAGCACTATGCATTTGATCTGTTGGCTCTGGGGGACTTACTGGGGCAGGAAGCTTGGAACTACGTTAGGAAGTACCTCTGCCTGAAATCCACGGTCATGTACTACGATTTCGATAAGCTAATCTCTGCAGCCCCTGAGGAGCAGAAGCAGCCCCTCACCGATCTCGCCAACCGGTTGTTTGACAGTGTCGAAAAG CTTGAAGAGGCCGTGAAGAAGAAGAGTGATTCCTTGACACAGTCATGCTATGGAGATACAGAAGTTATTCTCAAGGAGGTGATGGCCCGAATGGCGTAA
- the LOC103709971 gene encoding oxygen-evolving enhancer protein 3-1, chloroplastic-like: MAQAMASMAGLRGSSPAVLEGSLQFSGSSRLALPGNYRVSVGRAGLTVRAQQGPAEGEGVGVAQSGRRAVLGLVAAALAGGAVVKAALAEAKAIKVGPPPPPSGGLPGTLNSDEPRDLDLPLKNRFYLQPLPPAEAAARAKESAKDIVNLKELIEKKQWPYVQNDLRLKASYLRFDLNTVISAKPKEEKKPLKELTGKLFATIDELDHAAKIKSVPEAEKYYAATKSAINDVLAKLG; the protein is encoded by the exons ATGGCGCAAGCTATGGCGTCGATGGCTGGCTTACGCGGCTCGTCTCCGGCGGTACTGGAGGGAAGCCTCCAGTTCAGCGGCTCGAGCCGGCTGGCACTGCCGGGAAACTACCGGGTGTCCGTGGGCCGTGCCGGACTCACGGTGAGGGCCCAGCAAGGTCCGGCAGAGGGCGAGGGAGTGGGCGTGGCTCAGAGTGGGCGCCGAGCAGTGCTGGGGCTCGTAGCCGCCGCGTTGGCCGGCGGGGCGGTCGTCAAGGCCGCGCTCGCCGAGGCGAAGGCCATCAAGGTCGGCCCACCTCCCCCACCCTCCGGTGGTCTCC CTGGGACCCTAAATTCGGACGAGCCGAGAGACCTTGACCTTCCACTGAAGAATAGATTCTACCTGCAACCACTTCCTCCAGCAGAAGCTGCAGCAAGGGCGAAAGAGTCCGCAAAGGACATTGTGAATCTCAAGGAATTGATAGAGAAGAAGCAATGGCCTTACGTCCAAAATGACCTCCGCCTCAAGGCCTCTTACCTCCGCTTTGACCTCAATACCGTCATCTCCGCAAAacccaaagaagagaagaagccccTCAAGGAGCTCACAGGGAAGCTCTTTGCTACAATTGATGAG CTTGATCATGCAGCCAAGATCAAGAGCGTACCAGAAGCCGAGAAATACTATGCAGCAACCAAATCTGCCATCAATGATGTCCTTGCCAAACTAGGCTAG